CtttcgcacgcacacacgtacgcgGCGTTAAGTTGCCTTCCCGTTCAGGTTGCTTGTATTTTGATTCAATATTGAACAAAAACTTGCATGCGTTTATTCTCGCCGCTGCtagtgctgatgctgatgttgctgctgctgctgctgctgagaaCGTATTCTATAGCGTCGGCGCAGAAGCGCACATTCAAAGAGGGCTCTCATGAGTGTCGGAAAAATTCAAACCAGCACTCACGCCAGCTTCGGACGAGCTTTTGCAACAGGGTGATTATGGAACGACCGTATTCGCTTTAATCGTTACGGTTTTACATTTCTTTGTAATTGAACGTTTCGGATATCAGACACGTTTCATGCATTAGCCAGTTTGTTTTAAGTCTTTATAGTTTTATCatgattgctttatttttctttgtttgtaaTTCTTCAACGAGCTTTATTAAGCTTTTCCGAGCGCCAAGAACAAAGGAAAGACCACGTGTATGAACCCTCCAATGTAGTTTTAACATGATCCCACCAGTTGATTTGCCTCTTTGTGCTGTAAAtgttaaaacattattaattatgtattttcgaaaacttgaacaaaaaaacaacctcatcCCCTTTTTCCCCATCCAGAATAACTACTTTTGTTTCTGAGCCTTTGACCAATGTTACACAGAAGGTCAGCTGGTTGGTactgttgggttttttttcatactcaTTCCTTCGCGCAATGATTGGACAGAATAAAACCACCGTGTGCAAAAGGAAgctaaaaaaatgaaacaaggcAGACAAAAATATTCCCATCCGCCCTACGGTTAAGCGGGTCGGGATTTAGTTTAGCAACAAATTGCCCCTTAACTGCACCCGTCCATTCCGGCCGATGGGGTgtatgccattttgttttgttttgtttgtttttttgcgttttgcgtGCCGCTTTGTAATCCGCAAACTTTTCGCCAgacccccccccacccccccccccctcccatccGGGGCAGAGCAGTGGTGGGAGTCGGTGTGTGAAGGGTGGGGGAACAGGAAATTATGTCGGGAAAAGTGTGCAGAGACCGGTTTACGTTTTGGTTGAGGAATCGAGCCAGAAAAACACGATTAGACTTTTAATCAACAGCATCTACACCATGAAGGCATGAGCGGTAGCAGTTTGAATAAGGATGCGGGCCTCGGTTTGGTGGATGAAGGGCGAAACAAAGAGGTGGGAGGATGGGAAGGAGATAAAGAGAGCGATATGTGTATTTATAAGGAAATATTTTTGGTGTAAGGTAGGATTTGATGTTAAATTATGTCAAGTACACGAGTTGGGTATGTAAATTTCACAATCTCCGTGTATAAACCAACGTTCTTTTGGATCTTTTAATAATATTGAGCTTTAAAAGACcaaggaaaacatttcaaataattgttAACCCTAACCTAACCCCCCCTTCGTCTTCACTTGTTAAAATCTATGCcaattattttacttttattgaGAAGATCCAGTATAAAAAGTTCAtctttatatttaattttccagTTGATATTGAAAAGTATTCTTATTTATCTGCTGATGATGCTCTTAACCcttaacaaacacaaaaataaaacaatacacacgcgcagatttcttttttaaaaaccGTTGGATGTTCTTGCTTCGTTGTCTTTATTTACAATTCCAACTAGAACGTGGGTGCTTTCGCGACACTTCAAACAGGCACACGGAGATACATTaagggaaaaacaatcaaaccggCCTTACGACTAGGgattaaaataacaaactgATGCGAAAACCATACACGAGCGAACGGAAGGTAAAAAACCGGCTCGGCAAAGAGAACCGAAAAAATTAGTCTCCCGGGGCTGCCACACGAAAATCCCCCATCCTAATGTCTACTGAATCCGCTACAAAATCCCAATAATATCACGCGGACAGCACGAGGCCGCACGGTTCCGGCCGTCTAGTCAATCTCCAAACCCCGAAACGCTTTCACCGGCGGTTTGATGGAGGTTGAGCTGGAGTTTTTCTGCTTGGGAGCTTCCTTGAACACGCTGGAATCCATCAACCATTCGCGGTACTCCGTCTCCAGGCGCTTTTTCTGCTCCGCATGCATTATGGCCACCTCATCGAATGGTCCACCAAAGTCCTACGAATTGTAACAGAGCAGAGGGTGAGCTAAGCGTGGCGATCATCCCCCAAAACGGACCCCAGTGCAAACCTTTGGCAAGTAGTCAACACCGACAATCTCCTCCGGTCCAGCCGTCGTAAACTGCAGCAGTCCGAGCAGTTCCGATTTGATTAACGGTTTCACCAGCGCCATCACCTGATTGATGAAGGAGGCCGTATGGACGATGTAGATCTTCTTCAGCCGCACCGGATGCGCGTCCTGGATGTAGTTCATGAACACACGCAGCGGACCAAACTGCACCCGGGCGAGATGCCCCAACCGGACGCCCTTCATGTCGAAGATGACGATGTAGCCCTCCATGATGCCGTCCACGCTGATCTGGGCATCGTTAAACATGCAGAACGATTTAACTGCCTCGGTAAAGTTCATCTTGGAAGGATCGGTATCCGACAGGCGATAGTACAGCAACCGATAGCCTTCCGGGGTCGTCCGTGGTAGGGCCACCATGTGTCTGGAAGCAGGAGGAGTGCGAATAAAATTTGAACATTAGCCTTCTTTATGTGGGCGCGTGTAATGCTACAGATAAATTCGCTTACGTGGCATTCAGTGTCATCTGCACACCTGCTCCCATAATGTCTCGGTTGTCGAAAATTTCCGGTGAATTGGCATGAATCTGTGCGTACTTCTGTAGCGCTTTCTTCGCATCATCCACGTTCCACAGGCAGGCGTGCAGGAACAGGTAGGCATGATTTTTCGAAAAGCTTGGAAACCGTGGCTGATCTTTCATCCTGTTTAAAGAAAGTATCGTAGAAAT
This region of Anopheles marshallii chromosome 2, idAnoMarsDA_429_01, whole genome shotgun sequence genomic DNA includes:
- the LOC128719540 gene encoding alpha-tocopherol transfer protein-like — encoded protein: MTTLSHPFKDSPEPLEVPKEHAANVDTLYEWMKDQPRFPSFSKNHAYLFLHACLWNVDDAKKALQKYAQIHANSPEIFDNRDIMGAGVQMTLNATHMVALPRTTPEGYRLLYYRLSDTDPSKMNFTEAVKSFCMFNDAQISVDGIMEGYIVIFDMKGVRLGHLARVQFGPLRVFMNYIQDAHPVRLKKIYIVHTASFINQVMALVKPLIKSELLGLLQFTTAGPEEIVGVDYLPKDFGGPFDEVAIMHAEQKKRLETEYREWLMDSSVFKEAPKQKNSSSTSIKPPVKAFRGLEID